A stretch of the Notamacropus eugenii isolate mMacEug1 chromosome 2, mMacEug1.pri_v2, whole genome shotgun sequence genome encodes the following:
- the LOC140527189 gene encoding uncharacterized protein isoform X1 produces the protein MVMAHNEPSRWKLAYHLIIMSSHKTFRIKRFLAKKQNQNCPIPQWIRMKTGNKIRYNSKRRHWRRTKLNERHSTPRPPPPPCHGSTHASIIHHPPIHPLITQPLHYFQ, from the coding sequence CCATCACGGTGGAAGCTCGCCTATCATCTCATCATTATGTCATCTCATAAAACATTTAGAATCAAGAGGTTCCTGGCCAAGAAACAGAATCAGAATTGTCCCATCCCTCAATGGATTCGAATGAAAACTGGTAATAAGATCAGGTACAACTCAAAAAGGAGACACTGGAGAAGGACCAAGCTCAATGAAAGACATTCTACACCAAGACCACCTCCCCCACCTTGCCATGGTTCCACCCATGCATCCATCATCCATCATCCACCTATTCATCCATTAATCACTCAGCCACTTCATTACTTCCAATAA
- the LOC140527189 gene encoding large ribosomal subunit protein eL39-like isoform X2, with translation MSSHKTFRIKRFLAKKQNQNCPIPQWIRMKTGNKIRYNSKRRHWRRTKLNERHSTPRPPPPPCHGSTHASIIHHPPIHPLITQPLHYFQ, from the coding sequence ATGTCATCTCATAAAACATTTAGAATCAAGAGGTTCCTGGCCAAGAAACAGAATCAGAATTGTCCCATCCCTCAATGGATTCGAATGAAAACTGGTAATAAGATCAGGTACAACTCAAAAAGGAGACACTGGAGAAGGACCAAGCTCAATGAAAGACATTCTACACCAAGACCACCTCCCCCACCTTGCCATGGTTCCACCCATGCATCCATCATCCATCATCCACCTATTCATCCATTAATCACTCAGCCACTTCATTACTTCCAATAA